The window GATAAACACATTACGGCGCATGGTTTTAGACATACGCATACTTCACTTCTTATCGAAGCCGGAGCAGGCGTAAAAGAAATCCAAGAGCGATTAGGTCATGGCGATGTCAACACAACCATGAACATTTACGCTCACATGACCAAAAATGTTGAAGAAGAGACCTCCCATAAGTTCAGTGAACTCACGAAAGGTCTCTTATAAAAAATCATTTTAAATTAGTTTGGATTATCGAAAGTTAGCAAAAAGTTAGCACTTCATGAATAACCATCTCTCAAACCCCTACATATCAAGGGTTATAGGAGGTTATTACATCATGCCGCCCATTCCACCCATGCCGCCCATATCTGGCATTCCGCCGCCAGCATTTTCTTGTGGAATGTTTGCAACTACTGCTTCAGTTGTTAGGAACATTGCTGCAACAGATGCTGCGTTTTGAAGTGCGTAACGTGTAACCTTAGTTGGGTCAACGATACCTGCATCCATCATGTTTACCCAGTTGCCTTCTGCCGCGTCGAAACCGATACCGATTTCTTCACGCTTCAGACGATCAACAACGATTGACCCTTCAAGGCCTGCGTTGTTAGCGATTTGGCGAACTGGTTCTTCTAGTGCGCGAAGAACAATCTTAACGCCAGTTGCGACGTCGCCTTCAGTCGTTTCAGTTAGTTCTTCTACTTTCTTGTAAACGTTAACGAGTGCAGTTCCCCCACCAGAAACGATTCCTTCTTCAACAGCTGCACGTGTTGAGTTTAATGCGTCTTCAATACGAAGTTTACGCTCTTTCAACTCAGTTTCAGTCGCTGCGCCAACTTTGATGACTGCAACACCGCCAGAAAGTTTCGCTAGGCGCTCTTGTAGTTTTTCTTTATCGAACTCAGAAGTTGTTTCTTCAAGTTGCGTACGGATTTGATTGACACGGCCTGAGATTTGATCTGCATCTCCAGCACCTTCTACAATTGTCGTGTGATCTTTCGTAACAACAACTTTTGAAGCTGTTCCAAGTTGTGTGATTTGTGTTTCTTTCAGGTCAAGTCCAAGATCTTCTGTAATCAGTTCGCCGCCTGTAAGAATAGCGATGTCTTCAAGCATTGCTTTACGACGATCACCAAATCCTGGTGCTTTAACTGCTACTGCGTTAAACGTACCGCGAAGTTTGTTTACAACAAGTGTTGCAAGTGCTTCCCCTTCAACGTCTTCCGCAATCATTAGAAGTGGCTTACCTTGTTGAACAACTTGCTCAAGAACAGGTAAGATCTCCTGGATATTTGTAATCTTTTTATCTGTGATTAAAATATATGGGTTGTCAAGAACTGCTTCCATTTTATCCGTATCTGTTGCCATATATGCTGAAGCATAGCCACGGTCAAACTGCATGCCTTCTACAACGTCAAGTTCAGTTGTAAATCCTTTTGATTCTTCGATTGTAATAACGCCGTCGTTTCCAACGCGCTCCATTGCATCCGCAATTAGCTTACCAACTTCTTCATCACCTGAAGAAATAGCAGCAACTTGTGCGATGGACTCTTTCTCTTCGATTGGTTTTGAAATAACTGTTAACTGTCCAACAGCTTCTTTAACCGCTAGCTCGATTCCTTTACGGATTCCAACTGGATTTGCACCAGCTGTTACGTTTTTAAGACCTTCGCTAATCATTGCTTGCGCAAGAACTGTTGCAGTTGTCGTTCCGTCACCAGCGATTTCGTTTGTTTTTGAAGCAACTTCAGCTACGAGTTTTGCACCCATATCTTCAAATTTGTCTTCAAGTTCGATTTCACGAGCAATCGTTACACCATCATTTGTAATAAGTGGTGAACCGAATGCTTTCTCAAGAACGACGTTACGTCCTTTTGGTCCTAGTGTTACTTTAACCGTATCTGCAAGCTTATCTACCCCACGTTGCATTGCACTACGAGCATCTTCATTAAATTTAATTTCTTTAGCCATTTATAATTTCCCTCCTGAATTTACGCATGTTTGTACAGTATTAATTTCTTCCTTGAATTAACCGATAACAGCTAAAACGTCGCTTTCACGCAGGATTAAATATTCATTACCTTCATGTTTAACTTCAGTTCCGGAGTATTTTGAGAAGATAATCTTGTCGCCTTCTTTTACTTCTAAGTCGACACGTTGGCCATTTTCTAAAACGCGCCCTGTTCCAGCAGCAATTACTTTACCTTCTTGCGGTTTTTCTTTCGCAGAATCTGGCACAATAATGCCGCTCGCCGTTTTTTCTTCCGCTTCTACTAATTCGATTACGATACGGTCACCTAATGGTTTCAACAAGTAAAACAACCTCCCAAAGATTATAATTTCTTTTTAGCACTCATCTTCAAGGAGTGCTAACACAATTCTAATCATAATAAACATCTGACTATTTTGCAAGTAAAGTACTCAACATTCTTCTCTTTGCTAATGTGGTTTAAAACAGCTAAAATAACAGCAGTTGGAATTTTAGGAGATGAACATTTTGAAAAACTGGAAAATTTATTTATACCTGATCTTCACGTATGTCATTATGCAAATCGGCAGTGTGTTTTTAGTAAAGCCGATTTTTCAATACTTTAAAGGTAATCCAAGCCTAACCGCCCAAGAAGCTGAATATCACGGAATCGCATGGTCACTTTTCACCGCTAATACACTAGCCGCGATCATTTTCCTTCTATTAATATTCACAAGAAAAAAGTTCTTTCATGTATTTAAGGGAAAACCTGCTTCAGTGGGAAGCACGATTTTATGGGGTATCCTTGGCTTTTTCCTGGCACTCTTCGGACAAATGGCAGCGGCATTTATCGAACAACTAATCGGCATTGAGCCGGGTTCAGAAAACACAGCCTTTCTATCTGAAATCGCCAAGGTGTCTCCCATTATCATCATTTGCATCGTGTTCTTCGCACCGCTGTTAGAGGAAATTATTTTCAGAAGAGTAATCTTCGGAGGTCTTTATCAAAAAACCAATTTCATCATTGCCGCATTAATCAGCGGACTCATATTCGCAGCAGTACATGGTGAATTACAACATCTGCTCATTTACTTGGCACCAGGACTTGTTTTCTCTTTCGTTTACTATAAAACAAAAAGATTAATCACACCGATGATTTCACATTTATTAATGAACGGCCTCGTCGTCACGATTCAGCTAAATTACGAGAAACTTGAGCAACTACAAAATATGCATCAGTCATTCATTTCATTCCTATTAGGATGAAAAAAGTCTTCCACCGATAATTCGGATGGAAGACTTTTTATTGTTCAGGATTTTGATTTTGAAGTTCTTCGATTTGTCGCTGTTGTTCTGCTTTTAAATACTTTCGATAACCAAAGCGGGAAACAATAATACTTAGCTCATAAAGTATAAACAAAGGAACGGTCACAAACAAATGCGAGAACAAATCAGGCGGT of the Sporosarcina sp. 6E9 genome contains:
- the groL gene encoding chaperonin GroEL (60 kDa chaperone family; promotes refolding of misfolded polypeptides especially under stressful conditions; forms two stacked rings of heptamers to form a barrel-shaped 14mer; ends can be capped by GroES; misfolded proteins enter the barrel where they are refolded when GroES binds); the encoded protein is MAKEIKFNEDARSAMQRGVDKLADTVKVTLGPKGRNVVLEKAFGSPLITNDGVTIAREIELEDKFEDMGAKLVAEVASKTNEIAGDGTTTATVLAQAMISEGLKNVTAGANPVGIRKGIELAVKEAVGQLTVISKPIEEKESIAQVAAISSGDEEVGKLIADAMERVGNDGVITIEESKGFTTELDVVEGMQFDRGYASAYMATDTDKMEAVLDNPYILITDKKITNIQEILPVLEQVVQQGKPLLMIAEDVEGEALATLVVNKLRGTFNAVAVKAPGFGDRRKAMLEDIAILTGGELITEDLGLDLKETQITQLGTASKVVVTKDHTTIVEGAGDADQISGRVNQIRTQLEETTSEFDKEKLQERLAKLSGGVAVIKVGAATETELKERKLRIEDALNSTRAAVEEGIVSGGGTALVNVYKKVEELTETTEGDVATGVKIVLRALEEPVRQIANNAGLEGSIVVDRLKREEIGIGFDAAEGNWVNMMDAGIVDPTKVTRYALQNAASVAAMFLTTEAVVANIPQENAGGGMPDMGGMGGMGGMM
- the groES gene encoding co-chaperone GroES, whose translation is MLKPLGDRIVIELVEAEEKTASGIIVPDSAKEKPQEGKVIAAGTGRVLENGQRVDLEVKEGDKIIFSKYSGTEVKHEGNEYLILRESDVLAVIG
- a CDS encoding CPBP family intramembrane glutamic endopeptidase, which gives rise to MKNWKIYLYLIFTYVIMQIGSVFLVKPIFQYFKGNPSLTAQEAEYHGIAWSLFTANTLAAIIFLLLIFTRKKFFHVFKGKPASVGSTILWGILGFFLALFGQMAAAFIEQLIGIEPGSENTAFLSEIAKVSPIIIICIVFFAPLLEEIIFRRVIFGGLYQKTNFIIAALISGLIFAAVHGELQHLLIYLAPGLVFSFVYYKTKRLITPMISHLLMNGLVVTIQLNYEKLEQLQNMHQSFISFLLG